One window of the Anolis sagrei isolate rAnoSag1 chromosome 5, rAnoSag1.mat, whole genome shotgun sequence genome contains the following:
- the TMEM140 gene encoding transmembrane protein 140, whose product MQLKFQKAVQKPITGRRWQKYCSCLVYLIHLLAVAYTALLFYALVWEAGNIVNLPTKRIGFFNFCLWDQEAEKLDCLTTHSLEKMGVNMNALILSRICVYITPVICLFVDSTILQSLCLKDIDGWKLARNLLAICGWFLPSGLALFLFCTKKWVQAADLGGVFVALVGAYILFLLHLIIIVLHLARFKDHLPERQFFPESSLP is encoded by the coding sequence ATGCAGCTGAAGTTCCAAAAGGCCGTTCAGAAGCCCATCACGGGGCGACGATGGCAGAAGTACTGCTCGTGCCTCGTATATCTGATCCATCTCCTGGCGGTTGCTTACACCGCTTTGCTATTTTATGCCCTTGTCTGGGAAGCTGGGAATATTGtcaatcttcccaccaaaagaaTTGGCTTCTTCAACTTCTGCCTGTGGGACCAGGAGGCAGAGAAACTGGATTGCCTCACGACCCATAGTCTGGAGAAGATGGGTGTCAATATGAATGCTCTGATACTGTCAAGGATCTGCGTTTATATCACACCCGTCATCTGTCTCTTCGTTGACAGTACGATCTTGCAGTCCTtgtgtttgaaagacatagatggCTGGAAACTGGCCCGTAATCTTCTGGCCATTTGTGGTTGGTTTTTGCCTTCTGGCCTGGCTTTGTTTCTCTTCTGTACTAAGAAGTGGGTTCAGGCTGCTGATTTGGGAGGCGTTTTCGTAGCCCTAGTTGGGGCTTACATTTTGTTCTTGCTGCACCTGATCATTATTGTCCTGCACCTTGCACGGTTCAAGGATCATCTCCCTGAAAGACAGTTCTTTCCTGAAAGCAGCCTTCCATGA